A stretch of the Halodesulfovibrio sp. MK-HDV genome encodes the following:
- a CDS encoding NAD(P)-dependent alcohol dehydrogenase: protein MSFHQQTMTVMVLYPERELEQQIVFEERPVPVPDKGEVLVRVRATSIGGRDKHLFAMDELGWRTKRRRAERGVITGYEFSGTVAIAGKRFKEGDDVFGYTDFRKGGVAHAEYVCVSEGMIFYKPDKLSHVQAATVPVGCMTSMRALQVLAGLKKNQRILLSGASGGVGIYAVQFAKMLGAEITAQGRSWHQHELLRLGVDNFIEYTQEEILHSDETYDVVFDVAGIWNLEEIAPHLTSKGVYVTTHPERDRLGIVSSYFTAKKSKYLFVSQGNTKILASVAVLFDEEKLEPIVGSVSPFLEAQNEFVPQNNKVVGRRVLSLE, encoded by the coding sequence ATGTCTTTTCATCAGCAGACCATGACCGTTATGGTCTTGTATCCAGAACGCGAACTCGAACAGCAGATTGTGTTTGAAGAACGTCCTGTTCCTGTTCCCGACAAGGGTGAGGTGCTGGTGCGAGTCCGTGCAACATCTATTGGCGGGCGTGACAAGCACTTGTTTGCCATGGATGAGTTGGGTTGGCGTACGAAAAGACGTCGTGCTGAACGGGGTGTCATTACGGGATATGAATTTTCTGGAACTGTAGCTATCGCTGGTAAGCGCTTTAAAGAGGGCGATGATGTTTTTGGATATACAGACTTTCGTAAGGGCGGAGTTGCCCACGCGGAATATGTGTGTGTGTCTGAAGGCATGATTTTTTATAAACCTGATAAGCTTAGCCATGTGCAGGCTGCGACAGTGCCTGTTGGCTGCATGACATCCATGCGAGCCTTGCAGGTGTTGGCAGGTTTAAAAAAGAACCAGCGCATTCTGTTAAGTGGTGCTTCTGGTGGTGTTGGCATTTATGCTGTGCAATTTGCGAAAATGCTCGGTGCAGAAATAACCGCTCAAGGGCGTTCATGGCACCAGCATGAATTGCTGCGACTTGGGGTGGACAACTTTATTGAGTACACACAGGAAGAAATTCTACATTCTGATGAAACCTATGATGTTGTTTTTGATGTGGCAGGGATTTGGAATCTTGAAGAGATTGCTCCGCATCTTACATCAAAAGGTGTCTATGTTACGACTCATCCAGAACGCGACCGGTTAGGCATCGTCTCTTCATACTTCACCGCTAAGAAATCAAAATATCTTTTCGTTTCTCAAGGAAACACTAAAATTCTTGCTTCCGTGGCTGTTCTTTTTGATGAAGAAAAGCTTGAGCCTATAGTAGGAAGCGTTTCGCCGTTTTTAGAAGCTCAAAACGAGTTTGTGCCGCAGAATAATAAGGTTGTAGGGCGCAGGGTGCTCTCTCTTGAATAA